The Streptococcus equi subsp. equi nucleotide sequence CCATCTTGTCCTTTTTCTCCGGTTTCCCCTTTATCACCTCTAGGACCTTGTGGTCCTTGTTTCCCAGGTTCGCCCTGAGGCCCACGTTGACCATTTAGGCCAGGCTTGCCGTCTTTCCCATTTTTTATGTATTTTTTCTGTAGTAGTTTATCTTTGTTTTTGTCATATTTATCGTTTTTATTCGTATCCTCATAGATGTAAAGATAATAACCATCTTTTCCATTTTCTTCTATATAAATTTTAGTACATTGACAGTTCTCTTTGTTTTCTGGAGTTTTAACTACTAAGGTAGAACCTAAAAGATTTTGAAATTTTGAATTTCTATCTTTAGATATATAGATATCTAAAGTTCGATTGTTACTAGTCCCAGCAGTTTTGCCAGCCTGTATTAAATACTTTAATCCTTGAAATTCAAGATCATTTAGACTATAATTTGATTTCAACGTTTCTTCAGAAATACCATCTGTAAAATACCAAATAGCTAATTGGGTTAATTGTCTTGCCCTGATTTCATCGGGACAGTAGTCTTTACAAAAACTGCTTTTCCCGGTTGGATAACCATTACTTAAAACAGCCACTAAAGTAGCTGTAATATCTTTGACATCCGCCCTAAAATTTGGTGAGGCATTATCTCTAAATAAACTATTATTTCCCTCATACTTGTCATATAGAGGTAGTTGATAAGGTATTTTTTCTGGAGATTCATACATACTTTCCCAAAGTGTACTGACCCCCAAAAGTTGGACACGACATATTAGTGAAAGGATTTAGTTCTGTATTGCACAGGGCTAAGTCCTTTCACTAATATGTCGTGTCCAACTTTTGGGGGTCAGTACACTGCTTTGTCTAAGCATTGGGGTGTAGATGAATGAGTGGTGATTAGGCCTGTTGTGATTTATGGTGTGGGCTTAGCGATCAAGGCATGGGCGTGCGTCACTCCGTACTGATCTAGGTTGATGCAGGTCATCTGATGGTTACTACAATCGTATCGGTAAAGCCTTTTTGGAAAGAGGAAGTAGTAGTTGCTTGAGGTCATCATAAAGTAGGGAGAGCTTGTCTCCTGACCGGCTAGCTCCTCAAAGCGAATGGTTCTCTCCTCTCCGGTATCTAGCTGGTAGATGGTCCATGCAAAGTCAGGATTATAATGCTGATCATTTTCGATGATAAGCTCATTGGTTTTGGCATGGTGGTAAATGGCTCTAGGACTATTGACATGAAGCATGAGATAGGACTTTTGACCGCTATCTAAGTCATAGGTCATCACCTTGTTACCAGGTCTAGGTTCTCCAGTTTCTAAAATGCCATCAGCAGCCTGGGTAATGTAAAGGGTTCGTCCGACGTTGACCATGCGCAGATAGGCAGTGCTTTCGTCCAGATCTATCCGATCAGTGATAGTAAAGGATTTGTCCATTTTCCATAGCTCAGTTTTGGGCTGCTGACTCTTGATGTCTACAGCGCTGACAAGCAGGTACAGAGCGTCATCAATCACCAGAAACTGATTGCTGGCATTAATGGTGTCTTGATTTAGAATAGACTTGTGAGCCTGTTTTTTCAAGTGGCGGTCATACTTGTAGCAGTCAATACGATCGGCAAAGACAGCTGTTGTGTAAAAGTAATCACCATCAGTTGTAGAGGTGTAGGCGTCATTGCCATCAGCATGAAGGACTTTTTCTTCTAGGCTTGCTTGATCAATGTGAGTTAACAGAACCTTGAGGTCATTTCCTTCTCTTGTCTTTGCAAAATACCCTTGCTTGGCCTGCTTAAAGCTTTCTCGCTCAAATAGCTTGTGCTGTGTTCGAGAGATGGTCTCAACAGGCACCAGACTGTCAGCTTTTTCCATAAAGGTCCTAACATGATCCTTGTCAAAAATAGCGACTTGATAGGGCTTACTAATCTTGGAGTGGCAAGCAGATAGGGAAAATCCTCCTAATGCTAGTGTCAACATCGTTAGCAATAGCTTATAAAAATACCTTGTTGTCATTATTTATTCCGATTCTTATATTACTATGGTAAAAAATAAATCTAGAGCCTAATAGTCAGGCAAAGCAAAGACAAAAAGAAAGCGCTATCCTTACTTATAGTATCATAGTAATCAATAAAAAATGAATAATGATTCACTTGTCGCTTCCTATAATTGTCTGTTTTATGATCTAATTTAGAAACAAATAGTCTGTACTTGTTAATGATCACCGAAACTTTTAGGCAGCTCAGAAGCTGATGATAGATACTGATAGTAGTAGAGCCAGCTATGGTTTTCTATCAATGTGTGGCTTTCTCTTTTTCTGGACGGCAGCCTTTTTGATGTAAAGGCAGCGAAGGTCCTATACTATTAGTTTGCTAGGAGCCTAGTCTAAGGGCTCAGGTATGGCCTTCAACGAGAAGGGCTGCTATTATTTACCTCCTTGTAGGGAGTGACTTTTCCTTTATTTGAGCTGATAGTTAGATGATTTTTGTGCCATGCACAATAGCTGTTCCTGTTAGTTGACTTAGCTCTTGGCAGTTATCAGCTGTGACACCTCCACCAATCATGATTTCGATTCGGTGCTGAGCAGCCTTGACTAACTGCTTGATATGGTCAATGTTTTCATAGATGGATCTGGTATCGCTTGAGCCATGAAGCAGGATTCGTACAAAGCCATAGTCAATGAGCTGCTCTAGGCTTGCGATTTGTTGGTCGCGAGCAATCAGGTCAAAGGCCATGTGAAAAACCAGAGGGAGTCCTTGTGTAGCTGGTAGGAGCTGTTCGATAGCATCGGTGTCAAGCTGGTTGTCCTTAGTGAGTAAGCCTATGACCAAGGCATCAGTTCCTGCTTCGATAGCCTTTAAGATATCTGCTTCCATAGCACGCAATTCAAGGTCGTTATAGACAAAATCACCTCCTCTTGGGCGGATCATTGTTGCGACACTAATCTGCTTGTCATGTAGGAGGTCGCAGGCTTCCTTGATGACACCATAAGAGGGTGTGGTGCCACCGACTGCAAGATTGTCGCAGAGCTCAACACGATTGACCGACTGGCTGGTCAATTGGTTTAGCATGGTTAGGTTTTCAGCACAAAATTCTTTAATCATAATGGTTCTCCTTTGTGATTTACTTTATTATAGCATGATTGCTGGCAATCCTTGAAGAGGCTTTTTGTCAAATGATGACTATTGTGCTATACTCAGCTGAGATGAGAAGCAGGCATACCGCTATGAGGTGTCCCTAGCAGAGTGACAAGGTGTAAGGCTTTTTGCGGTAGCATAGCATCATCAAATCAGAATAGATTGTGAGTGTGAACGATGGAGATTAGACTTGCTTTTCCTAATGAGCTTAGTCAGATCATGACAGTGATCAATTCAGCTAAGTCTGCCTTAGCCCAATCAGGCTCCAGCCAATGGCAGAAAGCAGATGGGTATCCTGCTTATCAGGATATTGCTGCTGATGTGTTGCAAGGGCAGGGCTATGTGGCTTTGCTTGAGGGGCAGATTGTTGCTTATGCGGCTGTTATTGATGGCCAAGAGGACGCCTACGACAAGATTTATGATGGCAGGTGGCAGCATAATCACCACCGTTATGTGACCTTTCATCGTGTGGCGGTGCTGAGTGATAGGACTGGTCAGGGAATTGCTCAGACCTTTTTGCAAGGGCTCATTGAGGGGCAGCATGGACCAGATTTTCGGATAGATACTCATGAGCATAATCAGGTCATGCGGCATATCATTGAAAAGTTAGGCTTTGTTTACTGTGGCAAGGTACCAATTGATGGCGAGCGCTTAGCCTATCAAAAAATTAAGAAAAGCCATGAAAGAGCCGCTTATCAGGAGATTAGCGAGGATAGCCGCTACAGCTATTGATATAGGATCGGAAAAGCTTATCGGGCTTTTGGTTAGCTATCAGGCAAGTACAACTGAGCCGGCAAATATGTCTGCCTATCCCAATGTGATAAAGTGTAGCTCATAGACGAACTATTGATGACTTGTGAGGGATTGGTCTAGCCCCACGCTATGTGTTTTTATTTGAGTAGGTATCAGCGCATGAAATGACTTTTTAATCAGAACATTGGCCTTTAATTAGAAGAACATCTAATCAGGCACCAGCGCGTGAAACAGCTTTAGCATGTTGTGTCTTTCCAGCTTCGTTTTTCAAGGGGGGCAGCTGTATAGTAAGCGACTTTTGACACTAACGATTGTATGGCAGCATTGAAAGAGCCGCTATTGTTTTTTCATGCGTTTGTTGTGGTGTCAGAGGGCTCCTTCTTGCCTTTAGCTAGGCTTTTTCTTATAATAAATAGTCAAGGGAATAAGCTATTATGTGGGGAGGTCAGATCTTGCCATTGTACGAGTGTGTGTATCAATCGCCCTTAGGAAAAATATCCTTGGTTGCGACTGATGTTGCTTTGATAGGAGCCTGGTTTGAAGGTCAAAGGTATTTTCAGGCTGGGATTAAAGTGCAGCCCATCTGGCAGGAGCAGCATGCCCTGTTAAAAAGAGCCTGTTTGTGGCTTGACGCTTACTTTGAGAGGAAGCCCTATCCCATGCTTGATTGCTTATCTCCACAGGGTACTGATTTTCAGCGAGCTGTCTGGCGAGAATTGCAGACGATAAGATGGGGAGAGACCTTGAGCTATGGTGAGCTTGCCAAGCGCCTGCAGTGTCGTTCGGCTCAGGCTGTTGGTGGTGCCATAGGACGTAATCCTTTAAGTATTTTTATTCCCTGTCATCGTGTACTGGCTGCTGATGGTCGCTTGATTGGCTATGCTGGAGGACTTGAAAAGAAGGCCTGGTTGCTCAGGCACGAGCAAATTAGTGTTAATAAGGAGTAGCTAATGATTACCATTTACCAATACCCAAAGTGTAGTACCTGTCAAAAAGCCCTTGCTGAGCTAAAGACCCTGGTTTCTGAGGTTGATATCATTGATATTAAGGCCAATCCCCCTAAAGCTGAGCAGCTGAAACAATGGCTAGAGCATTCAGATTATAGCCTCAAAAGCTTTTTCAATACCAGTGGTATGCGTTATCGTGAGCTTGGGCTTAAAGATAAGGTTAATTCACTGAGCGTTGAGGAGGCAGCGGAGCTTTTGGCAACAGATGGCATGCTGATTAAGCGGCCGATCCTCTTACAGGATAATCAGGTCTTGCAGGTAGGGTATCGAACAGCCTATAAGGATCTAGGTCTTTAAGCGATTAAAAAAACGGTTCTCTTGCAGAGCCATTTTTTTTTAATGTCTGGGTTGATTTGTCCGAATGCTTCTAGTCTATAGATCAATTTCTAATAAAATCGGTGTGTGATCCTGACGTTCTCCTGAGGAAATCATCTCTGAGCGACTAACCTTATCAATCAACCGATTTGACGTGAGCCAGTAATCAATTCTCCAGCCGGTATTGTTCAATTTACTGGTCTTGCTGCGCTGTGCCCACCAGCTATAAACGTTTGGAATATCGCCATGAATAAAGCGAAAGGTATCTGTAAACCCTCGGTTAAGCAGGTTCGTAAAGCCAAGCCGCTCCTCATCTGTAAAGCCCGGAGAGCGGTGGTTGCTAGCTGGGTTAGCCAGGTCGATTTCCTTGTGGGCAACGTTGTAATCACCAGTAGCCAAAACAGGCTTTTGGGCATCGAGCTGGGCTAGGTAGTCGGCATATTTTTGGTCCCAGAGCTGGCGCTCTTCCAAGCGTCTAAGCCCATCACCGGCATTTGGGGTGTAGACCTGTGTGACAAAGAAATAGTTAAATTCTAGGGTGATGATACGCCCTTCAGCGTCCATAGTGGTAGGAGCTCCGATATCTGGGAATGTGACAATGGGATTGAGCTCTTTTTATAGAGGAACATGGTTCCGGCATAGCCTTTTCTGGCGGGCTCAACAGATGAACGCCAAACATTGAGATGATTAGGAAAGTAGCCAAGCAAGCTCTCAAGGTGCTTTTTGGTAGGGCCTTTGGCAGATAGCTTTGTCTCTTGAATTGCAATAATATCAGCGTCCTGTGCCACGAGAGTATCAAGTACAGCGCGTGATAAGAGGGCTCTAGGAGATTCACCAGTGAGCGCAGCATTTAAAGAATCAATGTTCCATGAGATGAGTTTCATTTTTCTTCGCTTTCTAAATGATAATCTTAACCTATATTGTAACAAAAAATAAGGCCAAGGCGACTGTGGAAGCTTGGTTCTGTTATAGGTATGAGGACAGGTAATGTCTAAAAATGGTGTGACATTTTTGAAGTCTAGCGGCTGAGTTTAGCCTTATCTGTTGATGAGACAGGTTCTGAGAGGCCTCATTTCAGTGAGTTGAATGATTAAAAAATGACATAAACTGAGAGCTTCTAGTCTTATTGCTTTTGTGATTAAAAAATGGTTAAATAGCTTAGACATTATTGATTAAAACATAAATGAATCATTTGTTTAAAATAACCTTTTTTAATAAATCTAGGAGGACATCAAGTGGAGAAAAAAGAACGCTTCTCACTGAGGAAATATAAATCAGGAATGGTTTCTGTGTTGATCGGAATCCTTTTTCTGACAGGGATGGGATCAGTTGTGGCTGAGGAGCAGGGAGTTAGCTCAGCTCACGTGTCAGCAGGACAACATCAAGAATCAAGGGAGGTATTGTCTGTCTCTCAGGCTAGTGAGGGAGCTGCTGTTAATGCTCAGGACATCGACAGCCAGTCAAGTAAAGCAGAGGAAAAGACAGAGGAGGCAATGGCGACTGGATTAGTTTCTTCCGAAATGGAAGCGCTAACGGAATCTAACCAATCAGTCAAGCAGCAAGAAGAATCGCGCGAGCTACCTCCAGTAAATATGGATACTCACCGCTGGATAAAAACAGAAGGAGCTTGGAATAGAGGCTATAAGGGTCAAGGTAAGGTTATTGCTGTTATTGATACTGGTATTGACGCTAGTCACCATGCCATGCGCATTACAAATCCAGCAGCTGCTAAGTTTACATCAAAGGCAGATATTGACCAGCGCAAAAAAGCAGCAGGCATTCAGTACGGTGTCTGGCTAAGCGATAAGGTAGTCTTTGCCCACAACTATGTGGAAAACAATGATAAGGTAAAGGAGATAAAGGACGATCCGTTTGAGGGCCTTGACGACTTGGATTTTGATGTGATTGTGCAGCAGATTGATATTAGGAGGAACCGTCCGCAGTCAATAGAGGCACCTCAGGAAACGGTCATCAAGCTTGATGACACATCAGGAGGAACTATCATTGACTGGCAAGATACAGATGATGACAGCAAATATGAATCGCATGGCATGCATGTGACAGGCATTGCAGCTGGAAATGGGCTCAAGGCGGCAGCAGCTGGCGAACGCTTTTTAGGCATTGCTCCTGAGGCTCAGGTCATGTTTATGCGGGTTTTTACCCATGATTTGATGGGAACTGGGGACCCCTTATTTATTAAAGCCATCGAAGATGCTGTGGCATTGGGCGCTGATGTGATTAATTTAAGTCTGGGCTCGGCCAATGGGTCTCAATTGAATGGGAATCGTGCCCTGATGGCAGCTATCGAAAAGGCAAGGCAGGCTGGTGTCTCTGTGGTCGTTGCTGCAGGTAATGAGCGTGCCTTTGGGTCAGATCATGCAGACCCGTTGGTGACAAATCCTGATTATGGCTTAGTGGGGGCTCCATCAGCAGGCCGGACTCCTACCTCAGTTGCGTCTATTAATAACAAAGTGATTATAGAGCGTCTGATGACGGTGGAGGGCTTGAAAGATAGGGCTGACTTAAATCATGGAAAGGCTATCTATTTGGAATCTGTTGATTTCAAGGACATTAAGACTAGTCTTGGCTTTGATGTACCATACTCATTTGTTTATGTCAAAGCTTTGACAAAAGAAGGCTACCAAGAACGCGAAGTGAGTGGCAAGATTGTCTTGGTGCAGCGTGATCCTAATCGGAAATACGACGATATTATAGCAGAGGCCAAGCAGTACGGGGCAGCTGGGGTCTTGATTTTTAACAATGAGCCAGGCAAGGCTAACCGCACCATGCGTCTGAGTTCAAAGGGGATGGTGCTGCCATCTGCCTTTATCTCTCATGAATTTGGCATGGCAATGGCTGCTTTAAATGGCAATGGAACAGGCACTCTGACCTTTGATGCTGAGGTCTCTAAGGCCATTAGCCAAAAGGGAAATGAGATGAACTATTTCTCTAACTGGGGCTTGACCTCAGATGGCTATTTGAAGCCTGACATCACTGCTCCAGGTGGAGATATTTACTCGACCTTCAACGATGATCACTATGGCAGCCAGTCAGGAACTAGTATGGCAACCCCACACATTGCAGGGGCAAGCCTTTTGGTCAAGCAATATCTAGAAGCGCTTCAACCACAGCTTGCCAAGGATAAGCTAGCAGATCTGGTCAAAAATATACTGATGAGTAATGCTCAGATCCACATCAACCCTAAGACCAATACCACCACATCGCCACGCCAGCAGGGAGCAGGGCTCTTGAATATAGAGACCGCGGTAACCAGTGGTCTGTACCTGACAGGTAAAGACAACTATGGCAGTATTTCTCTTGGAAATGTGACTGATCAGATAAGCTTTGAGGTGACAATCCATAACTTGTCTAATCAGGCTAAGTCGCTGCGCTACCAGACAGAATTGTTGACTGATCAGGTGGATACTAAGGAAGGACGTTTTGCCTTACGTTCAAGATCTCTGAAAACCTATCAGGGAGAACAGGTTGACGTACCTGCTCAAGGACACAAGACCATTACCATTACCCTAGATGCCTCAAACTTTACAGAGGAACTCTCTAAGCAAATGCCAAATGGCTATTATCTAGAGGGCTTTGTTCGCTTTGTGGATAGCAAGGACGAGCACAAGGATAACATCAACATTCCATTTGTTGGCTTTAAGGGAGCCTTTGAAAACCTACCTGTTGTTGAAGCCTCTATTTATGAGCTAAAGGCTCAAGGAAAAACTGGCTTTTATTTTGACAGCTCAGGGCTAAAGGACGAGATTTATGTCGGCAATCATTTTACTGGGCTGGTGACTGTTGGTACAGATACCAATGTCTCTATGACTACTATTGCTGACAATGGCTTGCACACACTAGGAACCTTTCGTAATAAAGACGGTAAATTTGTGTTGGAGCGAAATGCAGTTGGCTATCCTGTGTTGGCTATCTCTCCAAATGGCGACAACAATCAAGACTTTGCTGCCTTCAAAGGGGTGTTCTTACGTAAATACCAAGGCCTGCAAGCCAGGGTCTATAAGGGAACAGATACAGACCGTAAGGAGTTGCTCTGGACGAGCCCATCAGCCCTTCAAGGGGATAAAAACTTTAACAGTGATATTCGCTTTGCCAAGTCAACAACGCTGTTAGAAACAGGCTTTAGTGGTAAATCGCTGACCGGAGCTGACCTACCAGATGGCAAATACCATTATGTGGTTTCTTATTATCCAGATGTGGTAGGAGCGAAACGTCAAGAAATGGTCTTTGAGGTGATTGTGGATCGTCAAACGCCGGAGCTAGGAACAGCAAGCTATAACCCTGTGACCCATCGCTTCAGACCGTCTCAGTGGCTTGATCGCGGTCAGGCTGGTGTTCTTCGAGATAGTGTTTTTTACTTGGAAACAAAGGATGACAAGCCTTATACGATTACCATTAATGATGGCTTAAAGTATGTGACCGTATCAGACAATAAGCAGTTTGTTGAGCGCTTAGCAGATGGCTCTTTTGTCCTGCCAGTTGATCAGGTGGCGCTTGGTGATTTTTATTACATGGTCGAGGATTTTGCAGGCAATGTTGCCATTGCTAAGCTGGGAAATCACTTGCCAGAAAAAATCGGTCAGGCTGAGCTGGCATTGACCCTAACTGATATTAATGCTCAGCATCAGCTGAGCTACAGTGATAACCTCAACATGACTGCTGCAGATACAGGACTGGTGACAAATGAAGCAGAGCTTCTCATTATTAGCCGCAATAGACCACAGAGTCGTTTGGCTAAATTAGGTCAAACTGCTGTCATCTCGCCGAATGATGATGGAAACAAGGATTTGTGGCATTCAAGGGCTTGCCACATCAAGTATATCAAGATCTAAAGGTAACGGTCTTTGCCCAGGAGGATACAGCTATGACAAGCCCAATCTGGTCTAGCCAACCAGGTGCAAGCGTGGCTAATGTTGACAGCACCGCTTGGTATGGCACAAGAGCCTCAGGAGCTAGGGTGATGTCAGGACATTATCGCTATGTTGTTTCTTATCTAGACGCTAATGGTATGCCTCAAGCAGAGGCCTATGCGGTGACAGTTAGCCATCAAAAGCCAGTCATTACGCCAGCTAGCTTCCAAGCTGATGGTGCTACTGAGGTCTTTCGTCCGGGACCAAGCAAGGGACAAAGTCCAATAGGTATTGTTAGAGAAGAGGTCTTCTACCTTGTCAAGAAAGATGGACGCAAGTTTGATCTAACTGTCGAAGATCAGCTGATCAGATTCAAGGATAATAAGGTGATGATTGCTCAAAATGCAGACGGCACCTACACCATTCCTAAGGTTGAAGGCGTTGCAGAAGCAGATTATTATTATCTAGTGGAAGACGAGGCAGGTCAGATTGCTTATATGAGCTTAGCTGCTTTGCGAGCTGTAGGACCAGACAAGGGAGTAGTGTCCGTTGCCTTGGCACTTGATGTGCTTGAGAACAAAAAAGAGCCAGCCTTTACTTATCTTATTCGTGATGAGCAGGGCAAGCCAATCGAGCAGTTGGACTATTTCAATAGCTCAGCTAATAGCTTGATATTGCCATTTGGACGCTACACCGTTGAGCTCTTGGCTTATGATAATCATCTGTTTGAGCTAAGGTCTGACAACTTGGTTAGCTTTAGTCTAGATGCGGATACAAGGCTTGCTTCAGTTGCCTTTGAGATGACAAGGCC carries:
- a CDS encoding lipoprotein, which codes for MTTRYFYKLLLTMLTLALGGFSLSACHSKISKPYQVAIFDKDHVRTFMEKADSLVPVETISRTQHKLFERESFKQAKQGYFAKTREGNDLKVLLTHIDQASLEEKVLHADGNDAYTSTTDGDYFYTTAVFADRIDCYKYDRHLKKQAHKSILNQDTINASNQFLVIDDALYLLVSAVDIKSQQPKTELWKMDKSFTITDRIDLDESTAYLRMVNVGRTLYITQAADGILETGEPRPGNKVMTYDLDSGQKSYLMLHVNSPRAIYHHAKTNELIIENDQHYNPDFAWTIYQLDTGEERTIRFEELAGQETSSPYFMMTSSNYYFLFPKRLYRYDCSNHQMTCINLDQYGVTHAHALIAKPTP
- the ogt gene encoding methylated-DNA--protein-cysteine methyltransferase, whose protein sequence is MWGGQILPLYECVYQSPLGKISLVATDVALIGAWFEGQRYFQAGIKVQPIWQEQHALLKRACLWLDAYFERKPYPMLDCLSPQGTDFQRAVWRELQTIRWGETLSYGELAKRLQCRSAQAVGGAIGRNPLSIFIPCHRVLAADGRLIGYAGGLEKKAWLLRHEQISVNKE
- the scpC_2 gene encoding chemokine protease ScpC is translated as MTSPIWSSQPGASVANVDSTAWYGTRASGARVMSGHYRYVVSYLDANGMPQAEAYAVTVSHQKPVITPASFQADGATEVFRPGPSKGQSPIGIVREEVFYLVKKDGRKFDLTVEDQLIRFKDNKVMIAQNADGTYTIPKVEGVAEADYYYLVEDEAGQIAYMSLAALRAVGPDKGVVSVALALDVLENKKEPAFTYLIRDEQGKPIEQLDYFNSSANSLILPFGRYTVELLAYDNHLFELRSDNLVSFSLDADTRLASVAFEMTRPIVASVWLLFNQVLPEGSRVSLKAANGQLISLAPSLYVPSAYGKTLRQGSYEVLVELPEGYQLIGQGGLEVSHNGVIELTFEVIKAKQPQLEHQAGGLTHYTGSSITSSALTAQAVKKAQVLPSTGEQAAVNLVLLGLLSLGAAGSCQRQKKY
- a CDS encoding exodeoxyribonuclease; the encoded protein is MKLISWNIDSLNAALTGESPRALLSRAVLDTLVAQDADIIAIQETKLSAKGPTKKHLESLLGYFPNHLNVWRSSVEPARKGYAGTMFLYKKSSIPLSHSQISELLPLWTLKGVSSP
- the scpC_1 gene encoding chemokine protease ScpC, which encodes MEKKERFSLRKYKSGMVSVLIGILFLTGMGSVVAEEQGVSSAHVSAGQHQESREVLSVSQASEGAAVNAQDIDSQSSKAEEKTEEAMATGLVSSEMEALTESNQSVKQQEESRELPPVNMDTHRWIKTEGAWNRGYKGQGKVIAVIDTGIDASHHAMRITNPAAAKFTSKADIDQRKKAAGIQYGVWLSDKVVFAHNYVENNDKVKEIKDDPFEGLDDLDFDVIVQQIDIRRNRPQSIEAPQETVIKLDDTSGGTIIDWQDTDDDSKYESHGMHVTGIAAGNGLKAAAAGERFLGIAPEAQVMFMRVFTHDLMGTGDPLFIKAIEDAVALGADVINLSLGSANGSQLNGNRALMAAIEKARQAGVSVVVAAGNERAFGSDHADPLVTNPDYGLVGAPSAGRTPTSVASINNKVIIERLMTVEGLKDRADLNHGKAIYLESVDFKDIKTSLGFDVPYSFVYVKALTKEGYQEREVSGKIVLVQRDPNRKYDDIIAEAKQYGAAGVLIFNNEPGKANRTMRLSSKGMVLPSAFISHEFGMAMAALNGNGTGTLTFDAEVSKAISQKGNEMNYFSNWGLTSDGYLKPDITAPGGDIYSTFNDDHYGSQSGTSMATPHIAGASLLVKQYLEALQPQLAKDKLADLVKNILMSNAQIHINPKTNTTTSPRQQGAGLLNIETAVTSGLYLTGKDNYGSISLGNVTDQISFEVTIHNLSNQAKSLRYQTELLTDQVDTKEGRFALRSRSLKTYQGEQVDVPAQGHKTITITLDASNFTEELSKQMPNGYYLEGFVRFVDSKDEHKDNINIPFVGFKGAFENLPVVEASIYELKAQGKTGFYFDSSGLKDEIYVGNHFTGLVTVGTDTNVSMTTIADNGLHTLGTFRNKDGKFVLERNAVGYPVLAISPNGDNNQDFAAFKGVFLRKYQGLQARVYKGTDTDRKELLWTSPSALQGDKNFNSDIRFAKSTTLLETGFSGKSLTGADLPDGKYHYVVSYYPDVVGAKRQEMVFEVIVDRQTPELGTASYNPVTHRFRPSQWLDRGQAGVLRDSVFYLETKDDKPYTITINDGLKYVTVSDNKQFVERLADGSFVLPVDQVALGDFYYMVEDFAGNVAIAKLGNHLPEKIGQAELALTLTDINAQHQLSYSDNLNMTAADTGLVTNEAELLIISRNRPQSRLAKLGQTAVISPNDDGNKDLWHSRACHIKYIKI
- the spxA_1 gene encoding ArsC family protein — encoded protein: MITIYQYPKCSTCQKALAELKTLVSEVDIIDIKANPPKAEQLKQWLEHSDYSLKSFFNTSGMRYRELGLKDKVNSLSVEEAAELLATDGMLIKRPILLQDNQVLQVGYRTAYKDLGL
- a CDS encoding collagen-binding collagen-like cell surface-anchored protein FneC; translation: MYESPEKIPYQLPLYDKYEGNNSLFRDNASPNFRADVKDITATLVAVLSNGYPTGKSSFCKDYCPDEIRARQLTQLAIWYFTDGISEETLKSNYSLNDLEFQGLKYLIQAGKTAGTSNNRTLDIYISKDRNSKFQNLLGSTLVVKTPENKENCQCTKIYIEENGKDGYYLYIYEDTNKNDKYDKNKDKLLQKKYIKNGKDGKPGLNGQRGPQGEPGKQGPQGPRGDKGETGEKGQDGKPGKQGDRGPAGPQGPRGDKGETGEKGDPGRNGKDGKPGEKGDPGQQGIPGPKGDPGKDGEKGERGEQGPRGENPTPTPDPMPQPMPDPAPKPESKPEPKPIPQPEVKPQPETKPQQPNKPSTITSQPSGKALPKTNDTGSLITVLGTGLLSLLGLGFLTRRKRKQ
- a CDS encoding CutC family protein, with the protein product MIKEFCAENLTMLNQLTSQSVNRVELCDNLAVGGTTPSYGVIKEACDLLHDKQISVATMIRPRGGDFVYNDLELRAMEADILKAIEAGTDALVIGLLTKDNQLDTDAIEQLLPATQGLPLVFHMAFDLIARDQQIASLEQLIDYGFVRILLHGSSDTRSIYENIDHIKQLVKAAQHRIEIMIGGGVTADNCQELSQLTGTAIVHGTKII
- a CDS encoding acetyltransferase (GNAT) family protein codes for the protein MEIRLAFPNELSQIMTVINSAKSALAQSGSSQWQKADGYPAYQDIAADVLQGQGYVALLEGQIVAYAAVIDGQEDAYDKIYDGRWQHNHHRYVTFHRVAVLSDRTGQGIAQTFLQGLIEGQHGPDFRIDTHEHNQVMRHIIEKLGFVYCGKVPIDGERLAYQKIKKSHERAAYQEISEDSRYSY
- the exoA gene encoding exodeoxyribonuclease, with protein sequence MDAEGRIITLEFNYFFVTQVYTPNAGDGLRRLEERQLWDQKYADYLAQLDAQKPVLATGDYNVAHKEIDLANPASNHRSPGFTDEERLGFTNLLNRGFTDTFRFIHGDIPNVYSWWAQRSKTSKLNNTGWRIDYWLTSNRLIDKVSRSEMISSGERQDHTPILLEIDL